Proteins from one Microtus pennsylvanicus isolate mMicPen1 chromosome 7, mMicPen1.hap1, whole genome shotgun sequence genomic window:
- the Crct1 gene encoding cysteine-rich C-terminal protein 1, with the protein MSQQGAKGFSKGSSQGSAPCSAPTPAPAPSSSCCSRGCCGGGGCGSCGCGGDSGCCGSSSTGCCCFPRRRRRQRTSGCCCGGSQRSQRSCNNQSSGCCGGC; encoded by the coding sequence atgtctcagcagggcGCCAAAGGCTTTTCCAAAGGGTCTTCCCAGGGCTCAGCCCCCTGCTCCGCCCCGACGCCCGCCCCTGCGCCCTCCTCGTCTTGTTGTAGCCGCGGCTGCTGCGGAGGCGGAGGTTGTGGCAGCTGTGGCTGCGGTGGTGATTCCGGCTGCTGCGGCTCCAGTTCCACCGGCTGCTGCTGCTTTCCCAGGAGGCGCCGCCGACAGCGCACTAGCGGCTGCTGCTGCGGGGGAAGCCAAAGATCCCAACGCTCCTGCAACAACCAGAGCTCAGGCTGCTGCGGTGGCTGCTGA
- the LOC142853929 gene encoding late cornified envelope protein 3D-like, whose translation MSCQQNQKQCQPPPKCPSPKCPPKSTAQCLPAASSCCATSSGGCSVPSSEGGCFLSHHRRRSHRCRRRSSSSCGRGSSCDRGSSCDRGSGQQSGGSGCGHSSGGCC comes from the coding sequence ATGTCCTGCCAGCAGAACCAGAAGCAGTGCCAGCCTCCTCCCAAGTGCCCCTCCCCCAAGTGCCCCCCAAAGAGCACAGCACAGTGTCTGCCTGCAGCCTCCTCCTGCTGTGCTACAAGCTCTGGGGGCTGCAGTGTCCCCAGCTCTGAGGGAGGCTGCTTCCTGAGCCACCACAGGCGCAGGTCCCACAGATGCAGGCGCAGGAGCTCCAGTTCCTGTGGCCGTGGCAGTTCCTGTGACCGTGGCAGTTCCTGTGACCGTGGCAGTGGTCAGCAGTCTGGGGGCTCAGGCTGTGGCCACAGCTCTGGGGGCTGTTGCTGA
- the LOC142853930 gene encoding late cornified envelope protein 3B-like: protein MSYQQNQKQCQPPPKCPSPKCPPKSTAQCLPAASSCCTTSSGGCSVPSSEGGCFLSHHRRRSHRCRRRSSSSCDRGSSCDRGSGQQSGGSGCGHSSGGCC from the coding sequence ATGTCCTACCAGCAGAACCAGAAGCAGTGCCAGCCTCCTCCCAAGTGCCCCTCCCCCAAGTGCCCCCCAAAGAGCACAGCACAGTGTCTGCCTGCAGCCTCCTCCTGCTGTACTACAAGCTCTGGGGGCTGCAGTGTCCCCAGCTCTGAGGGAGGCTGCTTCCTGAGCCACCACAGGCGCAGGTCCCACAGATGCAGGCGCAGGAGCTCCAGTTCCTGTGACCGTGGCAGTTCCTGTGACCGTGGCAGTGGTCAGCAGTCTGGGGGCTCAGGCTGTGGCCACAGCTCTGGGGGTTGCTGCTGA
- the LOC142853931 gene encoding late cornified envelope protein 3B-like has translation MSCQQNQKQCQPPPKCPSPKCPPKSTAQCLPAASSCCTTSSGGCSVPSSEGGCFLSHHRRRSHRCRRRSSSSCGRGSSCDRGSSCDRGSGQQSGGSGCGHSSGGCC, from the coding sequence ATGTCCTGCCAGCAGAACCAGAAGCAGTGCCAGCCTCCTCCCAAGTGCCCCTCCCCCAAGTGCCCCCCAAAGAGCACAGCACAGTGTCTGCCTGCAGCCTCCTCCTGCTGTACTACAAGCTCTGGGGGCTGCAGTGTCCCCAGCTCTGAGGGAGGCTGCTTCCTGAGCCACCACAGGCGCAGGTCCCACAGATGCAGGCGCAGGAGCTCCAGTTCCTGTGGCCGTGGCAGTTCCTGTGACCGTGGCAGTTCCTGTGACCGTGGCAGTGGTCAGCAGTCTGGGGGCTCAGGCTGTGGCCACAGCTCTGGGGGTTGCTGCTGA